A stretch of Nitrospiria bacterium DNA encodes these proteins:
- a CDS encoding GTP-binding protein: MSKAKFERTKPHLNVGTIGHVDHGKTTLTAAITKVLAEKKMAEYLAYDKI, translated from the coding sequence ATGTCAAAGGCGAAATTTGAACGAACGAAGCCGCATTTAAATGTGGGGACGATCGGGCATGTGGATCATGGGAAGACGACGTTGACCGCGGCGATTACGAAGGTATTGGCAGAAAAGAAGATGGCGGAGTATTTAGCCTACGATAAGATC